A genomic window from Halorubrum trapanicum includes:
- a CDS encoding uracil-DNA glycosylase family protein, with protein sequence MQNVTDRIRNPFGMRPDCPSFVPGYGDANADFHVVGDRPGVHGGTAAGVPFTGEPWSPAFLSALAEAGLIGGIADGVDPDGVAREGDPNAVDPLRTDRTFLSYLHMCESEGPPDDDAYDDMERFFDAELRAIAAHVLLPVGARATEHVLETYTARAWKTEIDMDALHGEELLGAGWLVVPIKDPADWTDGDADRLVESLRELRSTDFRRESDLGRFIAGSDPYLVR encoded by the coding sequence GTGCAGAACGTCACGGACCGGATCCGGAACCCCTTCGGGATGCGCCCCGACTGCCCCTCGTTCGTCCCCGGCTACGGCGACGCCAACGCCGACTTCCACGTCGTCGGCGATCGTCCCGGCGTCCACGGCGGGACCGCTGCGGGCGTCCCCTTCACCGGCGAACCGTGGTCGCCCGCGTTCCTGTCGGCGCTCGCGGAAGCCGGACTGATCGGCGGGATCGCCGACGGCGTCGACCCCGACGGCGTCGCCCGCGAGGGCGACCCGAACGCGGTCGACCCCCTCCGAACCGACCGCACGTTCCTCTCGTACCTCCACATGTGCGAGAGCGAGGGGCCGCCGGACGACGACGCCTACGACGACATGGAGCGCTTCTTCGACGCCGAGCTCCGCGCCATCGCGGCCCACGTGCTGCTCCCGGTGGGCGCGCGGGCGACCGAACACGTCCTCGAGACGTACACTGCGCGGGCCTGGAAGACCGAGATCGACATGGACGCGCTCCACGGCGAGGAGCTCCTCGGCGCCGGCTGGCTCGTCGTCCCGATCAAGGATCCCGCGGACTGGACCGACGGCGACGCCGACCGGCTCGTCGAGTCGCTGCGGGAGCTCCGCTCGACCGACTTCCGACGCGAGAGCGATCTCGGTCGGTTCATCGCCGGC
- the psmB gene encoding archaeal proteasome endopeptidase complex subunit beta, translated as MRTPTGDLSDGPAADLGRDQPVFGPELGEFEHSERRAAKAEEDGEMKTGTTTVGIKADDGVVMATDMRASLGGMVSSKDVQKVEEIHPRGALTIAGSVSAAQNLISTLRAETSLYEARRGKDMSMEALSTLTGNLLRSGAFFVVQPILGGVDDEGAHIYSIDALGGTTEEEYTVTGSGSQYALGVLEQEYDDEVTIDEAKTIAAKAIQSAVERDLASGNGINVAVVTDDGVEITRYKEFDDLL; from the coding sequence ATGCGAACACCGACTGGCGACCTCTCCGACGGGCCGGCCGCCGACCTGGGCCGCGACCAGCCCGTCTTCGGACCGGAGCTCGGCGAGTTCGAACACAGCGAGCGACGCGCCGCGAAGGCGGAGGAGGACGGCGAGATGAAGACCGGGACCACGACCGTCGGCATCAAGGCCGACGACGGCGTCGTGATGGCGACCGATATGCGCGCCTCCCTCGGCGGCATGGTCTCCTCGAAGGACGTCCAGAAGGTCGAGGAGATCCACCCGCGCGGCGCCCTCACCATCGCGGGCTCCGTCTCGGCGGCCCAGAACCTCATCTCGACGCTCCGCGCCGAGACGAGCCTCTACGAGGCCCGCCGCGGCAAGGACATGTCGATGGAGGCGCTGTCGACCCTGACGGGGAACCTCCTCCGCTCCGGGGCGTTCTTCGTCGTCCAGCCGATCCTGGGCGGCGTCGACGACGAGGGCGCGCACATCTACTCCATCGACGCCCTCGGCGGCACGACCGAGGAGGAGTACACCGTCACGGGCTCCGGGTCGCAGTACGCGCTCGGCGTCCTCGAACAGGAGTACGACGACGAGGTCACCATCGACGAGGCGAAGACCATCGCCGCGAAGGCGATCCAGTCCGCCGTCGAGCGCGACCTCGCATCGGGCAACGGGATCAACGTCGCGGTCGTCACCGACGACGGCGTCGAGATCACCCGGTACAAGGAGTTCGACGACCTGCTGTAG
- a CDS encoding protein sorting system archaetidylserine synthase (This PssA-like phosphatidyltransferase, along with a PssD-like decarboxylase, is required in Haloarchaea for the archaeosortase ArtA to replace the PGF-CTERM sorting signal with a C-terminal lipid anchor.), with the protein MPLRFARRLGLADAVTVANAAVGFLAVVAATVDVALAARLVLLAAVADGLDGVVARHRGSTPAGPYLDSLADVASFGVAPAALVAAVVRDGRSFATDPVLVAAGVGAGAVFVAAAVARLGLYTVDEDGARETVGVPTTLAATVLAAAVIAGYTAPLLLVAATTTFALLMGSTVTYPDLHAQDALVMGVVQAAVILTPAGHMATDALPAWIGEGFAFALLFLSCGYLLLGPRFYWGDGIRAPPGLRR; encoded by the coding sequence ATGCCTCTGCGGTTCGCTCGGCGCCTCGGGCTCGCGGACGCGGTGACCGTGGCCAACGCCGCCGTCGGCTTCCTCGCCGTCGTCGCCGCCACGGTCGACGTCGCGCTCGCGGCCCGGCTCGTCCTCCTCGCCGCGGTCGCTGACGGCCTCGACGGCGTCGTCGCCCGGCACCGCGGGTCGACCCCCGCCGGCCCGTACCTCGACTCGCTGGCCGACGTCGCCTCCTTCGGCGTGGCGCCCGCCGCGCTCGTGGCTGCCGTGGTCCGCGACGGGCGCTCGTTCGCGACGGACCCCGTCCTCGTCGCCGCCGGGGTCGGCGCGGGGGCGGTGTTCGTCGCCGCCGCCGTCGCCCGCCTCGGCCTCTACACGGTCGACGAGGACGGCGCCCGCGAGACGGTGGGCGTCCCGACCACGCTGGCGGCGACGGTGCTCGCGGCCGCCGTCATCGCGGGGTACACCGCCCCGCTCCTCCTCGTCGCGGCGACGACGACGTTCGCGTTGCTCATGGGCTCGACGGTGACGTACCCCGACCTCCACGCGCAGGACGCCTTGGTGATGGGCGTCGTTCAGGCCGCCGTGATCCTCACGCCCGCCGGCCACATGGCGACGGACGCGCTCCCGGCGTGGATCGGCGAGGGGTTCGCGTTCGCGCTGCTGTTCCTCTCGTGCGGCTACCTCCTCCTCGGCCCGCGGTTCTACTGGGGCGACGGCATCCGCGCGCCCCCGGGCCTGCGGCGGTGA
- a CDS encoding Brp/Blh family beta-carotene 15,15'-dioxygenase: MSTSTASPVRRLLGEPERTAIGASRAALLLLAVGFGALSAAGTDVSLRTQMIAYLVGMVALNLPHGGYEHFSNLRRRGLPFGARYVALYLGFVASFVALFVVAPLPALAIAFGTAVAKGGHGDLRVMDALVGTDHLPTRPQRALAALVRGGAVMVVPAVFWTDTFYGFTGIMLGVFDGRLAGPAASNPEAFTTALGGAFGLAVLAHLGGGLATSLRSTGGVGRSWLLDAAETLLLVAYFALVPVVVAIGLYFPLWYSLRQSARSMVVEQEQPDRTEGVSLVVAWGVLVVGALVTATVAAALWTVAPNPLAGGSLLSGAVAFYTIFVCVIAMPHVVVGEWLDFGRGIWYVP; the protein is encoded by the coding sequence GGGGTTCGGCGCCCTGTCCGCGGCCGGCACCGACGTGTCGCTCCGGACGCAGATGATCGCGTACCTCGTCGGGATGGTCGCGCTGAACCTCCCGCACGGCGGGTACGAACACTTCTCGAACCTCCGCCGGCGGGGGCTCCCGTTCGGCGCGCGGTACGTGGCGCTGTACCTCGGGTTCGTCGCCTCGTTCGTGGCGCTGTTCGTCGTCGCGCCGCTGCCCGCGCTCGCCATCGCCTTCGGGACGGCTGTCGCGAAGGGCGGCCACGGCGACCTCCGCGTGATGGACGCCTTAGTCGGCACCGATCACCTCCCGACCAGGCCGCAGCGCGCCCTCGCCGCGCTGGTCCGCGGCGGGGCCGTGATGGTCGTCCCCGCCGTCTTCTGGACGGACACCTTCTACGGCTTCACCGGCATCATGCTGGGCGTCTTCGACGGGCGGTTAGCGGGTCCGGCGGCGTCGAACCCCGAGGCGTTCACCACGGCGCTCGGCGGCGCGTTCGGGCTGGCGGTCCTCGCGCACCTCGGCGGCGGCCTCGCGACCAGTCTGCGCTCGACCGGCGGGGTCGGGCGTTCGTGGCTCCTCGACGCCGCCGAGACGCTGCTGCTCGTCGCGTACTTCGCCTTGGTGCCCGTCGTCGTCGCCATCGGGCTCTACTTCCCGCTGTGGTACTCGCTGCGACAGTCGGCGCGGAGCATGGTCGTCGAGCAGGAACAGCCGGACCGGACCGAGGGGGTCTCGCTCGTCGTCGCGTGGGGCGTCCTCGTCGTCGGCGCGCTGGTCACGGCGACCGTCGCGGCCGCCCTGTGGACCGTCGCGCCGAACCCGCTGGCCGGCGGCTCGCTGCTCTCCGGCGCCGTCGCCTTCTACACCATCTTCGTCTGCGTCATCGCGATGCCGCACGTCGTGGTCGGCGAGTGGCTCGACTTCGGGCGCGGGATCTGGTACGTCCCCTGA